A part of Hydrogenobacter sp. T-8 genomic DNA contains:
- a CDS encoding class I SAM-dependent methyltransferase has product MITKRTVGEVFSSVSRKYDFFLNLITFRRIEHWQRDLLSMLSPEGNRLDVGTGTGEVLLKSQNKGMRVGMDLSLEMLKLAKSKCKVCKFVVADAENMPFKDSSFGSITLSLVYRHLLDRKAFLREAYRILEKHGQIAMLDINRFSLTPILIFLMKYPLKPLGLLLFGREKWDFFIHSLENSLSIEEVKKEFEEEGFEVLEVQKRLFGLVYLILSRKR; this is encoded by the coding sequence ATGATAACTAAGAGAACAGTTGGAGAGGTTTTTTCCTCTGTAAGCAGAAAGTATGACTTTTTTCTAAACCTAATAACCTTCAGGAGAATAGAGCATTGGCAAAGAGACCTGTTGAGTATGCTAAGTCCAGAGGGTAACAGACTTGATGTTGGCACCGGCACGGGCGAAGTTCTTTTAAAGTCTCAAAACAAGGGCATGAGGGTAGGAATGGACCTGTCCCTTGAGATGCTAAAGCTGGCAAAGTCCAAGTGTAAGGTTTGTAAGTTTGTGGTAGCGGATGCAGAGAATATGCCTTTTAAAGACTCTTCCTTTGGCTCTATAACTCTATCCCTCGTATACAGGCATCTTTTAGATAGAAAAGCCTTTTTAAGAGAAGCCTACAGGATTTTGGAAAAGCACGGACAAATTGCTATGCTTGACATAAACCGCTTTAGTTTAACGCCTATTCTTATATTCCTCATGAAGTATCCACTAAAACCCTTGGGACTTCTCCTCTTTGGCAGAGAAAAGTGGGACTTTTTTATCCACTCTTTGGAAAACTCCTTGAGTATTGAGGAGGTGAAAAAGGAGTTTGAGGAGGAGGGCTTTGAGGTTCTGGAGGTCCAAAAAAGGCTTTTTGGACTTGTCTACCTTATCCTTTCCAGAAAGAGGTGA
- the proC gene encoding pyrroline-5-carboxylate reductase, whose translation MVLGIIGYGNMGESFAKALIGHVEVLVYDVSEEKRSKALSEGFGVASDLEFLLKNSNWLLVAVKPKDVERLLENLRGKLDRKILISLVAGLSLERIRELSGTSRVIRLMPNINALVGKAVIAFVCGEAIEEGEREKFISLFSHCGSLYELEESLFDAFTALAGSGPAFVFSFIHALSLAGVLEGFSYEKAKAIAIDMVLGSCELLKRLGGNPEEWITRVASPGGTTIEGIKVLEERGFKGIIMECVRRTSEKAKKL comes from the coding sequence ATGGTGCTGGGAATTATAGGCTACGGCAATATGGGAGAGAGCTTTGCTAAGGCTCTAATAGGTCATGTGGAGGTGCTTGTATACGATGTGAGTGAGGAGAAAAGGTCAAAGGCACTTTCTGAGGGTTTTGGGGTTGCTTCTGACCTTGAGTTTCTTCTAAAGAATTCCAATTGGCTTTTGGTGGCGGTAAAGCCAAAGGATGTGGAAAGGCTCTTAGAGAATTTAAGGGGAAAGCTTGACCGAAAGATTCTCATAAGTCTTGTGGCTGGGCTTTCTCTTGAGAGGATAAGGGAGCTTTCTGGAACTTCAAGGGTCATAAGGCTTATGCCAAACATAAACGCTCTTGTAGGAAAGGCGGTCATAGCCTTTGTTTGTGGTGAGGCTATAGAAGAAGGTGAAAGGGAAAAGTTCATATCTCTTTTTTCTCACTGTGGAAGTCTTTATGAACTTGAGGAAAGCCTTTTTGACGCCTTTACCGCCCTTGCAGGCTCTGGTCCTGCCTTTGTCTTTAGCTTTATTCACGCTCTTTCTCTTGCTGGCGTGCTTGAGGGGTTTTCCTATGAGAAGGCAAAGGCTATAGCCATAGACATGGTGCTTGGCTCTTGTGAGCTACTCAAAAGGCTTGGTGGAAACCCAGAGGAGTGGATAACAAGGGTTGCCTCTCCCGGCGGGACGACCATAGAAGGTATAAAGGTGCTTGAAGAGAGAGGCTTTAAGGGCATAATAATGGAATGCGTGCGAAGGACCTCAGAGAAGGCAAAGAAACTCTAA
- the pgeF gene encoding peptidoglycan editing factor PgeF, translated as MRAKDLREGKETLIFSLQKGRARLAIKRWQEDSDVLTLKQVHSARVYLLSEAVEGLEGDGIITQTPGLKIGIRTADCVPLAFLGEKTVAVVHAGWRGLREGIIEKTLEILSSLERLENFLAFVGPSARACCYEVGDEFKNYFVSLHYKSGRHYMDTQRETILRLKKGGIGRIFQYGVCTICHHSLPSYRRDKTQERILTLAELVA; from the coding sequence ATGCGTGCGAAGGACCTCAGAGAAGGCAAAGAAACTCTAATATTTTCCTTACAAAAAGGAAGGGCAAGGCTTGCCATAAAAAGGTGGCAAGAGGACAGCGATGTGCTAACTCTTAAGCAAGTGCATTCTGCGAGGGTCTATCTGCTCTCAGAGGCAGTTGAAGGTTTGGAGGGAGATGGCATAATAACCCAAACCCCTGGGTTAAAGATAGGTATTAGGACTGCGGACTGCGTGCCTCTTGCCTTTCTTGGAGAAAAAACTGTGGCGGTGGTGCATGCAGGCTGGAGAGGTCTAAGGGAAGGCATAATAGAAAAAACCCTTGAAATACTCTCAAGCCTTGAAAGACTTGAAAACTTCCTCGCCTTTGTGGGTCCCTCTGCGAGAGCCTGCTGTTATGAGGTGGGTGATGAGTTCAAAAATTACTTTGTGAGCCTACATTACAAAAGTGGCAGGCACTACATGGACACCCAAAGGGAGACCATCCTAAGGCTAAAAAAAGGCGGAATAGGACGGATTTTCCAGTATGGTGTATGCACCATATGCCACCATAGCCTACCCTCATACAGAAGAGACAAAACGCAAGAGAGAATTTTAACCCTTGCGGAACTTGTTGCCTAA
- a CDS encoding ComEC/Rec2 family competence protein, which translates to MDLSTLSFPERGELLQFLLFLFLLAFSLWRVERENRYLWFKDEGIVWLRLEGVPIETDRGLRFRAKVVGGDLPDIYGRTAFVNIYGLKDLPADSFSLYAHVKAEGSELFISGSYRDIEDIFSEKTLRKSYIDRVQERIQDPQVRAFVLTYLLGEARESLPQDLQYYFTKTGLIHLLVISGFHVGMVFLLLRYLLPYPYGLLLGVVGVSLYVLLLVPKEAPVLRAGLMLSLWVLVRLSEGRPNSLGILLFSGSLLLLYRPEFSQSFSFWLSFFAVLYIILGLRLLPSEGSWVYRNLGLPFGVSLFAFLGVSPLLLSFTHTSLGSVLFSPLVGYMLLPFTAYGVLELITFFSLPTLPLELMGKAVIQVVELLSVFDLRVGFDLSVGSSFAISTLGAFLLYLLSLVSWRPVSENIDIYT; encoded by the coding sequence TTGGACTTGTCTACCTTATCCTTTCCAGAAAGAGGTGAGCTTTTACAGTTTTTGCTTTTTCTTTTTCTTTTAGCCTTTAGCCTTTGGAGGGTAGAGAGAGAAAACAGATATCTTTGGTTCAAGGACGAGGGTATTGTTTGGCTAAGGCTTGAGGGAGTGCCAATAGAAACAGACAGGGGCTTGAGGTTTAGGGCAAAGGTAGTGGGTGGAGACCTTCCAGACATATACGGTAGGACTGCCTTTGTAAACATATACGGTCTCAAAGACCTTCCGGCAGATTCCTTTAGCCTCTACGCACATGTGAAGGCGGAAGGCTCAGAGCTTTTCATCAGCGGTAGCTACAGGGACATAGAGGACATATTTTCTGAAAAGACCTTGAGGAAGTCCTACATAGACCGTGTTCAAGAGAGAATACAAGACCCGCAGGTGAGAGCCTTTGTGCTTACATACCTTCTTGGCGAAGCCCGTGAGAGCCTTCCTCAAGACCTTCAGTATTACTTTACCAAAACGGGTCTTATTCACCTTCTTGTAATATCTGGCTTTCATGTGGGAATGGTTTTTCTCCTTCTTAGGTATCTCCTACCCTATCCTTACGGTTTGCTTTTGGGTGTTGTGGGTGTGAGCCTTTATGTGCTTTTGCTTGTTCCTAAGGAAGCTCCAGTTCTTAGGGCAGGGCTTATGCTTTCGCTTTGGGTCTTAGTGAGGCTTTCTGAAGGTAGACCAAACTCTCTTGGCATACTGCTCTTTTCTGGTTCTCTCTTGCTTTTGTATAGACCTGAGTTTTCCCAGTCCTTTTCCTTCTGGCTTTCCTTCTTTGCGGTCCTCTACATAATTCTTGGTCTTAGACTTTTGCCTTCGGAAGGCTCATGGGTATACAGAAACTTGGGACTACCCTTTGGAGTTTCTCTTTTTGCCTTTCTTGGAGTGTCTCCTCTATTGCTTTCCTTTACCCATACAAGTCTTGGCAGTGTGCTTTTTAGTCCCCTTGTGGGCTACATGCTACTTCCCTTTACCGCCTACGGAGTTTTGGAGCTTATCACCTTCTTTAGCCTTCCCACCCTTCCTTTGGAGCTCATGGGTAAGGCTGTCATACAGGTAGTGGAACTGCTTTCAGTTTTTGACTTAAGGGTAGGTTTTGACCTGTCTGTAGGAAGCTCCTTTGCAATAAGCACTCTTGGAGCTTTTCTGCTATACCTTTTGTCCCTTGTGTCTTGGCGACCAGTCTCCGAAAATATTGACATTTATACCTAA